tatgaactTAAATTTATTTCAGTTTTCAAAActttaaaattatttcaataaaatatatatatatgtatttatatatatatatatatatatatatatatatatatattacctGTTTAAGAACAGAACTAGCTGTTAAGTTATTGGTACCAATAGCTGTTGCAAACCATCCTGAATAATTTCCACTTGGATCAGTATGATAAAGTTGGTATCCATCTTTTGTATCATAACCACCAATTAAAAAGCTAACACCATATGGTCTTAATCCACCATATTGTGTGTAACTTTGCTTGATATCACATATTTGAACTACTAATTGTGATACTGGTTGTActtcattataattatataaatatcttTGTGCATATAATCTAGATTggtttattaaaatatttgcGTCAGCATTCAAACCTGCTACACCACAAAATATGTGTTTatcaattttatatattttttcataattattagCTTTATCAATTAattttgaaataaaaaCTTTATCCGCTCCTAATATTACTCCATCCTTTGTTATTAAACCAATTGTTATACTTGCATTATTTATGGCTTCCAAAGCATATTCTACTTGATATAACCTTCCTTCTGGAGAAAAGGTAGTTGTTCTACTATCATATCTTCTTGccatattaaaattattaagaatgtaatttaaatattatatatatatatatatatatatattttagttatgtatatatatcacTATTAAcaaagaatatatatatatatatatatactttttaatcacacttctttaaaaaaagtaaattcacatcatacatatataatatatatatatatatatatattgaaaaaacatataaacaaaaagtgtaaaaaataaattgtaaatatatatatatatatatatatatatatatatttataataaaatgtgATTATggaaaatgatataaaaaaaaaaaaaaaaactacaaaatatatatattcttatttcaataatatatataagtttTATTGAgatatcattataatatataataaataatggaaaaaaaaaaaaaaaaaattgttaaatttttagttgataacaaaaatggaaatatattagataaatataaaagaatatttgactaatattattaatacatatattatatatatatatattattttatatatataataatatattaaggaatagtaataaaaaaaatatatacatatataaatatttattatggcatattatatttattcaaatAAGCACTAAAGTaaatgtatacatataagtttattatatattaatgtattacgaaaaaatattatttattaaagaaaaaaaaatttattataaataatataaatatatatatatatatatatatatatatttatccttttttttttttttttttttttttttttttttttttttttttattttttatttttttatgtatatatgaatttttctttttcatattaacaatatgaatgaatacatctattataattaatatataataatttcaGAAAAAGgcttcttttttatttttataccttaaataattatttaaaatttctTATTTTGGGGTGTAAAAATTTGTTAAAATGAACAAGTAGTAttaatatgatattattatatatatgaaataatattgcataaaaaataagatataaaaaacgaataaacaaaatttaTTGTATTCTTTAATTgtaaatttatatgttataaaaatatataatcatatatatatatatatatataaatatatacatatatatgtatatatatttttatttatatattcataaaataatataatattttatatattttaaaggATTGAGTTTGTTTATCTTAATACACaattgtatatttattttgtatattaatataacaataatatttctataatttattttttcatattattatatttctttattatttcctttttttaaacGAAGATCttgttataataacattatatattatagtaTCTCATCGATAGGTatgattttattataatcatcagtgcatataacatttttatattatttgtatataatataatatatatatatatatatatatatatatatatgtattatttattttcttttttttttttattattttattcttgtaattattttacttttttacTTTGTTATTACATCAGTaagatatttttatatgttcataattatgctactaatatatgtaataatgaaatacatggttgtataataaataaaaatgtaatttatttatataaatttttctcaatatatatgtatgtaaatatatatatatatatatatatatatataacacatttcttttaaaaaattataggTTTTCGAATTaggaataaaaatatatattaaaaaagagaaaaaaaaaaaaataaaataaaataatcacaataataatatagtaCCATGTCTTATGATAGAGCTATAACAGTTTTTAGTCCTGATGGACATTTGCTACAAGTAGAACATGCCTTAGAAGCAGTTAAAAAAGGTGGTTGTGCTGTAGCTATAAAAAGTTCAAATTTCGCTGTTTTAGCAGttgaaaaaaagaatatacCTAAATTACAAAACCCAAAAACTACTGAAAAATTGATTAAATTAGATGAACATAATTGTTTAGCCTTTGCCGGTTTAAATGCTGATGCAAGAGTATTAGTCAATAAGGTAAAATTAGTGACCAcattcataaaaaatatgtgttttatgttattaatacgatatgatatattggcatatatttttagttataaatattgcatatatatatatatatatatatatatgtatttatttatttatttattggttcatatatatttatagacTCGATTAGAATGCCAAagatattatttaaatatggATGAACCGGCACCTGTAGATTATATTGCAAAATATGTTGCAAAAGTTCAACAGAAATTTACACATAGGGGTGGTGTAAGACCATTTGGTATAGCCACACTAATAGCTGGttttaaaaacaataaagaaatatgtatttatcAAACAGAACCAAGTGGTATTTATGCAGCTTGGAAAGCACAAGCTATTGGAAAAAATGCAAAGATTGTACAAGAGtttttagaaaaaaacTATCAAGAAAATATGGAACAGAAAgattgtatatttttagcTTTAAAAGCTATATTTGaggtaaatatatatgagtATATCAGCACGACTATtcacatttttatatttattacatgaaaacatatatatatatatatatatatatatatatatatatatatatgtttatatatatattattttgtagGTTGTTGAATTAAGTAGTAAAAATGTAGAAGTTGCATTACTTACAGAGAAGGATTTAACTTTTATCGAGGAACAGGAAATAAATTCAATGGTTAGTTTGgactatatatatatatatatatatatatatatatatatatacatatattggcatattctataatataatattatatatatatatatattttatttttaggTGGAATTAATTGATCAAGAAAGAACAAAGAATAACgaacaaaatgaataatttctcttttttttttttatgttttgttaattttctttttcttttttagatgataatgaaactaaaatatcaaatattttgtattgAATAAACAAAGAATAAGAAACATATGTTTATAGAAGAATGTATAACTTTGTTatcatttcatttttttttttttttttttcattaaataattatgcatatatatatatatatatatatatatatatatatatatatacatatagaTATTCTCCAACGTTTTAAATTTCAAATTAAAAACactaaaaaatataatattatataaaaaaaacggtatattatttattttataatttatattaaatataaatatataatgttatgtatatatttatttttatatatgataatataaattaaaaatattaaatccttataaaaataaattaatatatatatatataaattaaacATTGCTAATATGTTCTTAAATAAGTATCATTATTTGTCATGTCATGTCATgtcatttatttttccaaAAATCAATGTCTTCATTAACTGTTTAAACCTTTGTTATgttcattataataaagaaattagaagtttataaattcatcgtatattaaaatatttttttttttttttcttttataaatatattttttttgttcagaagataatttaatatttagAAGATTCTGTACAGGTACCAATccttttaataaattacaTCCTATAGTTAAATTTACATGAATGATATGTCTTATTACATAATCAGATATATCTTCAATATTTAATGTAATTTGTTTTGTTTGTAATTCCATATATTCTAATTcattttgtataaatatttcataattttttatttcttcttccATTTGTTTATAGCTCAGTTCATATTTCATATGTTCCTTAATTCTGAattcatttatttcatcgtcaattttttcattcatGTGTTTCATTAAATCATctctatttttatatgcTTTTTCAATAAGTAGATATGCTTCCTTTTCACCGTTTACTAATAaattaatgaaataattattatttgggataatattatcttcatcgttatctttatttcttattatatgatttttcttttttacGATTAAAGAAACGGATTTGGGGAACATGTCTTTTTTACTATCATTTGTATGATCTATTTTATTCGGAATCATGTTACTTTTTACATTATCATATAGAAAGTtagaacaaaaaaaaaattttttttttttttttttttgggtttttttattattatctacCATATAAAAGTATTCCCAATTTCTTAAGTTTgacaaatttttttttaattcaaatttatgtataaacCTATGGGATAATGGACTATAATTTTGAGTACTTTTTATGCTACCCTTGTTTTTATTAAgattaatattattatggtttatattataataatattttttattatttgtatatattgttttCAATTTATCAATAGAATCTTTTAAATAGcaacattttttataataactAAGGTTTGATTTGTTTTGTTGACATTTCATGTAATAGCATGGTGAATAATTTGTATTCTCATGTCTGttcctatatatataattgttttCCCCTTTTTTCTGTATAAgtgatttatttttaattattatttgtttctgtttatatgttccataatgatttttataattattaaaggaatatgtttttataagaccacttttatttaatttatgaAAACAGTTTTTTTCATTACAATTTATATTGAGTTGttgaatattataatttatattattatttgtaccataaatattattctttataatattgtttatGATATACTTACCAAATgaattcatattattcatatattttttggaAGATGTACTCATATTtgttctatatatattatcaacTTGTGTTTCCTtaccatatatattttgacAAGTATCATAATACttatttccatttttttttattttatttaaatagCTGATATAACTATTTTTTTGcatttgttttatatcATTTCTCTCATTATTAAATGAGTTCTTAACATTTATGTAACActtgttattatttttaaaatatatttgtttcCCATATGACATATTTCTTTcattatttgaattatttgTATTGTATAAGATAAATCTATTGTTATAACTATTTAAATGATTAggtttattatttgaataatattCCACTCTTTTTTTCCTCTCATAATTTAAAGagttatttatattatatttattataaaattttgtaTCATTCCTAACATTTAATTGCTTCTCTTTTAAAGGGATACTTttaattacatataaatgtttatctttttctttttcgatgattttaatattatttttttttttatcatacGTATAATGATTTTGAACATATATCAACCTGtgcattttttttttttttgtcttatttattttatgaataaGGAATTTACGTaattttcatcatatttaaatggtgtatgaatatataaatgttcTTTCATATGTAgcaaaatataatatgattgTTTATGAAATTGATTACATTAATAgatcaatatatatatgcattactttatgttattattataattttaataaatggAGTCATTTGTCTACAACGTATATTGgtatataaatgaaatattttattataacattgtatatatatatatatatatacatatgatttttttttttttttttttttttttttttttttttttttttttttttttNNNNNNNNNNNNNNNNNNNNNNNNNNNNNNNNNNNNNNNNNNNNNNNNNNNNNNNNNNNNNNNNNNNNNNNNNNNNNNNNNNNNNNNNNNNNNNNNNNNNNNNNNNNNNNNNNNNNNNNNNNNNNNNNNNNNNNNNNNNNNNNNNNNNNNNNNNNNNNNNNNNNNNNNNNNNNNNNNNNNNNNNNNNNNNNNNNNNNNNNNNNNNNNNNNNNNNNNNNNNNNNNNNNNNNNNNNNNNNNNNNNNNNNNNNNNNNNNNNNNNNNNNNNNNNNNNNNNNNNTTTTTTTCTTTGTAGAAGTATGgtgtatgtatatattttgtcGCTATTAATACAACACATtgtttataattaaaaaaaatcttTGTTCATTCATATGATCATGgttttaaattaaaaaaaaaatataacataaaaaaaataatataatataatataatataatataatataaaccAATATACAAatggtatatatatatatatatgtatttatttatttatttatttatatatatacacatatttcatttagtaacatgtttatatttatttatatgattaatatttatattatatgctACGTTTGTGTTATCATTAGAAGATAACTGTTTCTTTAGATAGGAAATAAATTGCTTTTGTGAATTGATAACTTGTTCATgttctttaattttatcatcttgtaactttatataatcaatacatacataatacatattcaacatattattaaggaatatattattttgatattcaagtctttttatatgatctaataataattgtttATCATCGTTTACAAAAGTTTTATATTCATGAGTATTActtgaaatatttatattattctcttcatatttattaccTTTATCATtaacatttataatatcattggttttattttttatgttttcacttgtatcattattactataaatatcaaaatatatatcttttatagAGGAATCCAAATAGTTATCTTTTTCACAAGgttcataaaaatatatattgttgttgtaattattaatatggTATAATTCTTGTgtgttattattaattgTAGGTTGATGACTGGGTAAACTATcattatgaatatataacatGTCATTTTCCATATCTGTTGTGTCTTCAATTTTATACGAttcatcatttattatattacattctcttttttctaaattatcaaagtcatatttattatactCATTAATCagttttttattttcagaagagtaataataatttctaTTCTTTGAAATATTGACATTTGCATTTGTATGATAATTCtgtttaaatttataacctttataattaatatttcttttattaaggttcttatatatattattattatagttattatacatattattattattattattataattaatatatatattattatttgtattacATGTACTATAACTATTTTTACTCATTTCACTACtagaataatttttcttcttcttaCCTATAAACTGATATATGT
The genomic region above belongs to Plasmodium reichenowi strain SY57 chromosome 13, whole genome shotgun sequence and contains:
- a CDS encoding proteasome subunit alpha type-4, putative produces the protein MARRYDSRTTTFSPEGRLYQVEYALEAINNASITIGLITKDGVILGADKVFISKLIDKANNYEKIYKIDKHIFCGVAGLNADANILINQSRLYAQRYLYNYNEVQPVSQLVVQICDIKQSYTQYGGLRPYGVSFLIGGYDTKDGYQLYHTDPSGNYSGWFATAIGTNNLTASSVLKQ
- a CDS encoding hypothetical protein (conserved Plasmodium protein, unknown function), which codes for MHRLIYVQNHYTYDKKKNNIKIIEKEKDKHLYVIKSIPLKEKQLNVRNDTKFYNKYNINNSLNYERKKRVEYYSNNKPNHLNSYNNRFILYNTNNSNNERNMSYGKQIYFKNNNKCYINVKNSFNNERNDIKQMQKNSYISYLNKIKKNGNKYYDTCQNIYGKETQVDNIYRTNMSTSSKKYMNNMNSFGKYIINNIIKNNIYGTNNNINYNIQQLNINCNEKNCFHKLNKSGLIKTYSFNNYKNHYGTYKQKQIIIKNKSLIQKKGENNYIYRNRHENTNYSPCYYMKCQQNKSNLSYYKKCCYLKDSIDKLKTIYTNNKKYYYNINHNNINLNKNKGSIKSTQNYSPLSHRFIHKFELKKNLSNLRNWEYFYMVDNNKKTQKKKKKKFFFCSNFLYDNVKSNMIPNKIDHTNDSKKDMFPKSVSLIVKKKNHIIRNKDNDEDNIIPNNNYFINLLVNGEKEAYLLIEKAYKNRDDLMKHMNEKIDDEINEFRIKEHMKYELSYKQMEEEIKNYEIFIQNELEYMELQTKQITLNIEDISDYVIRHIIHVNLTIGCNLLKGLVPVQNLLNIKLSSEQKKYIYKRKKKKNILIYDEFINF
- a CDS encoding hypothetical protein (conserved Plasmodium protein, unknown function): MSNMNDKNNMYNNYYYLKLENMNSDWRNKELKNDITNENIYQFIGKKKKNYSSSEMSKNSYSTCNTNNNIYINYNNNNNNMYNNYNNNIYKNLNKRNINYKGYKFKQNYHTNANVNISKNRNYYYSSENKKLINEYNKYDFDNLEKRECNIINDESYKIEDTTDMENDMLYIHNDSLPSHQPTINNNTQELYHINNYNNNIYFYEPCEKDNYLDSSIKDIYFDIYSNNDTSENIKNKTNDIINVNDKGNKYEENNINISSNTHEYKTFVNDDKQLLLDHIKRLEYQNNIFLNNMLNMYYVCIDYIKLQDDKIKEHEQVINSQKQFISYLKKQLSSNDNTNVAYNININHINKYKHVTK
- a CDS encoding proteasome subunit alpha type-7, putative, which gives rise to MSYDRAITVFSPDGHLLQVEHALEAVKKGGCAVAIKSSNFAVLAVEKKNIPKLQNPKTTEKLIKLDEHNCLAFAGLNADARVLVNKTRLECQRYYLNMDEPAPVDYIAKYVAKVQQKFTHRGGVRPFGIATLIAGFKNNKEICIYQTEPSGIYAAWKAQAIGKNAKIVQEFLEKNYQENMEQKDCIFLALKAIFEVVELSSKNVEVALLTEKDLTFIEEQEINSMVELIDQERTKNNEQNE